The Niastella koreensis GR20-10 genome includes a window with the following:
- a CDS encoding sialate O-acetylesterase: protein MKFFVVLLLVVGWCPVTGYANKYDPELQLGSGLQDSMVVQQNRPLTIWGKAPAGKDVSIHADWMQGSVTIKADGDGSFTGLMNVPAVQPGDYRPHSIEVTTGTSTITLNNVLIGELWLCSGQSNMQFSMKEVTDANNEVAAANYPNLRLLNVGLNFSATPYDSFSGKWTTCRPNVVKDFSAVGYYFGRELQQKLNVPVGIIFSGIGASAAQAYVPQPVLAADTMLNRVYLQPYLNSPRSKEVINGGFSFEKVTRPFLLYNAIIYPLRHFSIRGVCWYQGEANRKERDSYTKLTQTLIQSWRQTFQQPDLPFYYVQVAPYFLEKEDPTLADYAFFREAQEKVSTLNNTAMVTTIDVGEAKNLHPHNKKPIGIRLAKTALNRTYGQLDVTARGPQYQYLKVSGKKAIIHFETGTTTGGLQTDSSSAPKFFLIAGADQQFYPALAAIDGDRIVVWSDKVKKPVAVRYAFTNYAVTSLHNGAGWPVIPFRTDNWVEPTPKTD, encoded by the coding sequence ATGAAGTTTTTTGTTGTGTTATTGTTGGTTGTTGGTTGGTGTCCGGTAACAGGATACGCCAACAAGTACGATCCGGAGCTGCAGTTAGGCAGCGGATTGCAGGACAGTATGGTGGTGCAGCAGAACCGGCCTTTGACTATTTGGGGCAAAGCGCCCGCTGGTAAGGACGTATCCATTCATGCCGATTGGATGCAGGGATCAGTAACCATAAAGGCGGATGGCGATGGAAGTTTTACAGGCCTCATGAATGTACCCGCCGTTCAACCCGGCGATTATCGTCCGCATAGTATCGAGGTAACAACCGGAACTTCAACAATTACGCTGAACAACGTATTGATAGGCGAGTTGTGGTTATGCAGTGGACAGTCGAATATGCAATTCAGCATGAAAGAAGTAACGGATGCGAATAATGAAGTAGCGGCGGCTAATTATCCCAATTTGCGCTTGCTAAATGTTGGCTTGAACTTCAGCGCCACGCCATATGATTCGTTTTCCGGCAAATGGACAACCTGCCGGCCCAACGTGGTAAAAGACTTCAGCGCTGTGGGTTATTATTTCGGGCGCGAACTGCAGCAAAAGCTGAATGTACCTGTGGGTATTATCTTCAGCGGAATTGGCGCTTCTGCCGCCCAGGCCTATGTACCGCAACCGGTGCTGGCGGCGGATACTATGCTGAACCGCGTATACCTGCAACCTTATTTGAACAGTCCCAGATCAAAAGAAGTAATCAACGGCGGCTTTAGCTTTGAAAAAGTAACCCGGCCGTTTTTGTTATACAATGCTATTATTTATCCCTTGCGGCATTTTAGTATCCGGGGTGTTTGCTGGTACCAGGGCGAAGCCAACCGAAAGGAGCGTGATAGTTATACAAAGTTGACGCAGACATTGATCCAAAGCTGGCGGCAGACTTTTCAGCAACCCGATCTGCCTTTCTATTATGTACAGGTAGCGCCTTACTTCCTGGAAAAAGAAGATCCTACGCTGGCGGATTATGCCTTTTTTCGCGAAGCGCAGGAAAAGGTATCAACGCTGAACAATACGGCCATGGTCACCACCATCGATGTAGGCGAAGCAAAGAACCTGCATCCGCATAATAAAAAGCCTATTGGTATCAGATTAGCGAAAACGGCGTTGAACCGTACTTACGGACAACTGGATGTTACAGCGCGCGGACCGCAATACCAGTACCTGAAAGTGAGCGGCAAAAAAGCCATCATTCATTTTGAAACGGGCACTACCACCGGTGGTTTACAAACAGACAGTAGCAGCGCACCAAAGTTCTTTCTCATTGCCGGCGCCGATCAGCAGTTTTATCCGGCTTTGGCAGCCATCGATGGCGACAGGATTGTTGTGTGGAGCGATAAAGTAAAAAAGCCGGTGGCAGTACGGTATGCGTTTACCAATTACGCAGTTACCAGCCTGCATAACGGCGCCGGCTGGCCTGTAATTCCATTCCGTACCGATAACTGGGTTGAACCAACTCCAAAAACCGATTAA
- a CDS encoding GH92 family glycosyl hydrolase, translated as MTNKKRNYLMASLLLTTLHGAGQQIKQLASYVNPFIGASTNIDKAGASHGLGKTFPGATTPYGMVQVNPNTITGGDNGSGYSYEHTSIEGFAFTQLSGIGWYGDLGNFLVMPSTGTLKTSAGRPDHQEEGYRSAFDKQSEAASPGYYKVGLSKYKVKAEMTAAPHSGMLRFTFPANNQSRIQIDLARRVGGTSTEQYVRVVDEHTIEGWMKCTPDGGGWGNGEGHADYTVYFYAQFSKPLKQYGVWSAAIPNDWTRKREDIESQRYQQVIAAAATIGIIKQPREQQGKHLGFFTEFATKENEPVLMKAGISFTDVAHAKMNLEHEITGWDFDKVHNSARALWNQALEKIKIEGGTEEEKTVFYTAMYHTMIDPRIVSDVDGAYTGGDGKIHTAKENQTRRTVFSGWDVFRSQMPLQTIINPALVNDLIGSLTDLAGETGRGYFERWELLNAYSGCMIGNPAVSVLADAYAKGIRNYDLTKAYEYARNSCERFGNGDKGWSFSTEPEDKRRNSYGNSPFPISNTLENAYSEWCLSSLAAAMGKKDDAMKYAKRALSYKNVFDASRHWFRPRKEDGSWEEWPAEGRLKQFYGTVESNPYQQGWFVPHDVPGMVQLMGGKDSVIADLLHFFNNTPANLLWNDYYNHANEPVHHVPFLFNRLNVPWLTQEWSRKICARAYHNKVEGLVGNEDVGQMSAWYVLAASGIHPVCPGDTRYEITSPVFAKVEMQLDPNYAKGKTFTVIAKNNNAKNVYIQRAWLNGKPYNKCFIDHAEVAAGGVLELEMGPIPNTHWGVEANDDLVKYANTLQGTASDFSCSYGNTYPTTALPFGMNAWTPQTGKNGDGWKYQYTANTIRGFGQTHQCSPWVNDYAVFTLMPVAGTLVVDENKRAAAFHHENETGRPDYYKVQFDNGITTEITPVERGAAMRFSYPATEEGFLVLDGYTQLSEVNIDAAHRRISGWVNNSRWTPKGFRNYFVLEFDQPFMSFGTWENEKNTILKDSTQKEGKGAGAWLQFPKGAVVQVKIASSYISPQQAATTLQRELGAFTGFDDTRAAAQQVWNKLFHRVLVEGGTEEQKATFYSCLFRANLFSHQFFEYNEQGQPVYYSPYDGAIHDGYMYTDNGFWDTFRSQFPLNTILHPTMEGRYMQALLAAQQQCGWLPAWSFPSETGGMLGNHAISLLTDAWVKGIRSFSADSALKAYYHEATNKGPWGGANGRQGWKDYYQLGYVAYPESQGSTAQTLEYAYDDFCAWQLATYTGNRFYTNVFARQLYNYRNVFDPATNFMRGRLTNGQWATPFDPLDWGGPYTEGNAWHYTWSVFHDVQGLINLMGGEQHFTAKLDSVFSMPNIIKTGSYGTIIHEMKEMQLANMGQYAHGNQPIQHMIYLYNYARQPWKAQAHVRAVMDKLYNATEKGFPGDEDQGGMSSWYVLSALGLYAVCPGTDQYVIGSPLFPKVTITLENGKQFIIEAKNNNGKNVYISHATLNGKEYTHNWITHTDITNGGVLHFDMSNKPATNRGILNADKPFSLTTK; from the coding sequence ATGACTAATAAAAAGAGAAATTATTTAATGGCGTCTCTGTTGTTGACAACCTTACATGGTGCCGGCCAGCAAATAAAACAACTGGCCTCCTATGTGAATCCTTTTATTGGGGCCAGCACCAATATCGATAAGGCAGGTGCCAGTCATGGATTAGGCAAAACGTTTCCCGGCGCCACCACGCCTTATGGAATGGTGCAGGTTAATCCGAATACCATCACGGGTGGCGACAATGGTTCGGGGTATAGCTATGAACATACATCCATTGAAGGGTTTGCCTTTACCCAGCTAAGCGGTATTGGCTGGTATGGCGACCTTGGTAATTTTTTAGTGATGCCATCAACGGGCACACTAAAAACATCGGCTGGCCGGCCCGATCATCAGGAGGAAGGGTACCGGTCAGCCTTTGACAAACAATCAGAGGCGGCAAGTCCGGGTTACTATAAAGTAGGCTTATCAAAGTATAAAGTAAAAGCAGAAATGACGGCAGCGCCGCACAGCGGTATGCTGCGTTTTACTTTTCCTGCGAATAACCAGTCGCGCATCCAGATAGATCTGGCGCGAAGAGTAGGGGGTACCTCCACCGAACAATATGTACGGGTGGTAGATGAACATACCATCGAAGGCTGGATGAAATGTACGCCCGATGGCGGGGGCTGGGGCAATGGCGAAGGCCATGCCGACTATACCGTATACTTTTATGCGCAGTTTAGCAAACCTCTGAAACAATACGGCGTATGGAGCGCTGCTATTCCCAATGACTGGACGCGCAAAAGAGAAGACATCGAGAGCCAGCGTTATCAGCAGGTGATCGCCGCGGCGGCCACCATTGGAATTATTAAACAACCACGCGAGCAGCAGGGAAAACACCTTGGTTTTTTTACCGAGTTTGCTACCAAAGAAAACGAACCCGTGTTGATGAAAGCCGGTATTTCCTTTACCGATGTGGCGCATGCAAAAATGAACCTTGAACACGAGATCACCGGTTGGGATTTTGACAAAGTGCATAACAGTGCCAGGGCCTTATGGAACCAGGCGCTGGAGAAAATAAAAATAGAAGGCGGCACCGAAGAAGAGAAAACTGTTTTTTATACGGCTATGTACCATACCATGATCGATCCCAGGATCGTGTCGGATGTGGATGGCGCGTACACCGGTGGCGATGGAAAGATCCACACCGCTAAAGAAAACCAAACACGCAGAACGGTATTCAGTGGCTGGGATGTGTTCCGCAGCCAGATGCCCCTGCAAACAATTATCAATCCCGCATTGGTAAACGATCTGATTGGTTCATTGACCGATCTGGCTGGTGAAACCGGCCGCGGGTATTTTGAACGCTGGGAATTATTGAACGCCTATTCGGGTTGTATGATCGGCAACCCAGCCGTATCGGTATTGGCAGATGCGTATGCAAAAGGCATCCGGAACTATGATTTGACGAAGGCGTATGAATACGCCCGTAACAGTTGTGAACGTTTTGGCAATGGCGATAAGGGCTGGTCGTTCAGCACCGAGCCGGAAGACAAGCGCCGGAACTCCTACGGCAATTCACCTTTTCCTATTTCCAATACCCTGGAGAATGCGTATTCAGAATGGTGTTTGTCGAGCCTGGCGGCCGCCATGGGAAAAAAGGATGACGCCATGAAGTATGCAAAACGGGCATTGAGTTATAAGAATGTATTTGATGCCTCCAGGCACTGGTTCCGGCCACGGAAGGAAGATGGCAGTTGGGAAGAATGGCCGGCCGAAGGACGGCTGAAACAATTCTACGGCACCGTAGAAAGCAATCCCTATCAACAGGGTTGGTTTGTGCCGCACGATGTGCCCGGGATGGTGCAACTGATGGGTGGTAAGGACAGCGTGATCGCCGATCTGCTGCATTTCTTTAACAACACCCCTGCCAACCTGTTGTGGAACGATTACTATAACCACGCAAATGAGCCGGTACATCATGTACCCTTTTTATTTAATCGCCTGAATGTACCCTGGCTAACGCAGGAGTGGAGCCGCAAAATTTGCGCGCGTGCGTATCACAATAAAGTAGAAGGATTGGTAGGTAATGAAGATGTAGGGCAGATGTCGGCCTGGTATGTGCTGGCCGCTTCCGGTATTCATCCCGTTTGTCCGGGTGATACACGGTACGAGATCACCAGTCCGGTGTTTGCAAAGGTAGAAATGCAGTTAGACCCGAATTATGCAAAGGGAAAGACCTTTACGGTGATCGCCAAAAACAATAATGCAAAAAACGTCTACATTCAACGGGCATGGTTGAATGGGAAACCTTATAACAAATGCTTCATCGATCATGCCGAGGTAGCGGCTGGCGGCGTATTGGAACTGGAGATGGGCCCCATACCCAATACCCATTGGGGCGTTGAAGCAAACGACGACCTGGTGAAATACGCCAACACCTTACAGGGCACAGCCTCTGATTTTAGTTGCAGTTACGGCAATACGTACCCTACCACAGCGCTGCCGTTTGGTATGAACGCCTGGACCCCGCAAACGGGGAAGAACGGCGATGGCTGGAAATACCAGTACACCGCCAACACCATTCGTGGTTTTGGTCAAACCCATCAATGCAGTCCCTGGGTAAATGACTATGCCGTGTTTACCCTGATGCCGGTGGCTGGTACGTTGGTAGTGGACGAGAACAAAAGAGCGGCTGCTTTTCATCATGAAAATGAAACCGGCCGCCCGGATTATTATAAAGTACAATTCGACAATGGCATCACTACCGAAATTACGCCGGTTGAACGCGGAGCAGCCATGCGGTTTTCATATCCCGCAACGGAGGAAGGGTTTCTGGTGTTGGATGGCTACACGCAATTAAGCGAGGTGAACATCGATGCAGCCCATCGCCGCATCAGCGGCTGGGTGAATAATTCGCGCTGGACGCCCAAAGGGTTCCGCAATTATTTTGTGCTGGAATTTGATCAGCCCTTCATGAGCTTCGGTACCTGGGAGAATGAAAAAAATACCATCCTTAAAGACAGTACTCAAAAGGAAGGCAAAGGCGCAGGCGCCTGGTTGCAATTCCCCAAAGGAGCCGTGGTGCAGGTAAAGATCGCTTCTTCCTACATCAGTCCGCAACAGGCGGCAACCACGTTGCAACGGGAGTTGGGTGCATTCACCGGTTTCGACGATACACGCGCTGCGGCGCAGCAGGTTTGGAACAAACTCTTTCACCGCGTACTGGTAGAAGGTGGCACCGAAGAACAAAAAGCTACTTTCTATTCCTGTTTGTTCAGGGCCAACCTGTTTTCGCACCAGTTCTTCGAGTATAACGAACAGGGGCAGCCTGTTTATTACAGTCCGTACGACGGCGCCATCCACGATGGCTATATGTATACCGATAATGGTTTCTGGGATACCTTTCGTTCCCAGTTTCCGCTTAATACCATTTTACATCCCACTATGGAAGGGCGGTACATGCAGGCCCTGCTGGCAGCGCAACAGCAATGCGGCTGGCTGCCTGCCTGGTCGTTCCCTTCCGAAACAGGGGGCATGTTGGGTAACCATGCCATCTCGCTGTTAACCGATGCCTGGGTAAAAGGTATTCGCAGCTTTAGCGCCGATTCGGCGTTAAAGGCTTACTATCACGAAGCCACCAACAAAGGGCCCTGGGGCGGCGCCAATGGCCGCCAGGGTTGGAAGGATTATTACCAGTTGGGTTATGTGGCTTATCCCGAATCACAGGGATCAACAGCGCAAACGCTGGAATACGCCTATGACGACTTTTGCGCCTGGCAGCTGGCCACTTATACGGGTAACCGTTTTTATACAAATGTGTTTGCCCGCCAGCTCTACAATTACCGGAACGTATTTGACCCCGCTACCAATTTTATGCGTGGACGGTTAACGAATGGTCAATGGGCAACACCCTTTGATCCGCTCGACTGGGGCGGGCCCTATACCGAAGGAAATGCCTGGCATTATACCTGGTCGGTTTTTCACGATGTGCAGGGACTGATCAACCTGATGGGAGGCGAACAACATTTCACCGCCAAACTCGACTCAGTATTTTCCATGCCCAATATCATAAAGACCGGTTCTTACGGAACTATTATCCATGAAATGAAAGAAATGCAACTGGCCAATATGGGACAGTATGCGCACGGCAACCAGCCTATACAACATATGATTTACCTGTACAATTATGCGCGGCAACCCTGGAAGGCGCAGGCGCATGTAAGGGCGGTGATGGACAAATTGTACAATGCTACAGAAAAAGGTTTTCCCGGCGATGAAGACCAGGGCGGGATGTCGTCGTGGTATGTGCTGAGCGCATTGGGTTTGTATGCCGTGTGCCCCGGTACCGATCAGTATGTGATCGGCAGTCCCTTGTTTCCCAAAGTGACCATTACCCTCGAAAATGGAAAGCAATTCATAATCGAAGCAAAAAACAACAACGGCAAAAACGTATATATCTCGCACGCTACCCTGAATGGAAAAGAATATACGCATAACTGGATCACGCATACCGACATCACCAATGGTGGGGTATTACATTTTGACATGAGTAATAAACCCGCAACCAACCGGGGTATTTTAAACGCAGATAAACCGTTTTCTTTAACAACGAAATAG
- a CDS encoding discoidin domain-containing protein codes for MNQFYSRMAGGLLLLAALTTTAQERIDLNSSQQVQWRLTPQDEIGRDSVAMYKEGYDSKRWVTAVVPGCVFTSYVQAGLEKDPNFGDNIYQVDQQKYNRNFWYRTEFATPRLGTGKTCRLHFKGINRKGEVFLNGIRIGMLDGFMERGDFEVTKLLSKSGKNVLAVLVHWPGKPIANHASPTYIASDGWDWMPSVPGLLQGIVSGVYLSVTGGVVIADPWVRTELPAKTNAEISLSLGLNNVSAKEEKGELSAVIQPGNIVLTQPVHLRAGEHTEIQFTTNKFAQLKIQNPLLWWPNGYGDPNLYTCTIKYTAGGQVSDSTRLQFGIRKYSYDTTGGVLHLSINGEKIFVRGGNWGMSEYLLRCRGSEYDVKVKLHREMNLNMIRNWIGSVTDEELYDACDKYGIMIWDDFWLNSHPNLPDDVYAFNKNAVEKIKRLRNHASIAVWCGDNEGYPLPPLNGWLREDVKTFDGGDRWYQPNSHSDALTGSGPWTNFHPNWYFTKYPGGFGGNAGWGFRTEIGTAVFTTYESFKKFMPDSAAWPRSGMWDKHFFGKSAANAGPDNYDAAVKSYGAPTGIEDYCRKAQLVNIETNKALYEGWQHHMWNDASGVMTWMSQSAYPSFVWQTYDYYYDLTGAYWGVKKACEPLHVQWSYADNSVKVVNTTLENQSGLKAEAIIYDLNGRVQTKYSKTATINALPDTTTSCFDLTFSTENRAYKKTAVASSGAVEAPDAAAITDGNSGSRWSSNYSDNEWVYVDLGEEQIVKTVILNWEAAYASAYKIQVSADAQHWTDVYSTSEGRGVVEKISLTPVKARYVKMQGIKRATSFGYSMYDLEVYSNNQPALTEVQFIKLLLTDAQGKLVSDNFYWRSNKLADYTALGKLPKAKLKFESKLVNKEGKAVIDVIVSNPSAPVAFAIRVQAIRTSDGERLLPAIMNDNYFTLFKGEHKKIEIEFDASLLQGGGYKLIVEPYNK; via the coding sequence ATGAACCAGTTTTATTCAAGGATGGCAGGCGGTCTTTTATTGCTGGCCGCTTTAACTACAACAGCACAGGAAAGGATCGATCTCAACAGTTCACAACAGGTACAATGGAGGCTTACCCCGCAGGACGAAATTGGCCGCGATAGTGTAGCGATGTATAAAGAAGGCTATGATAGCAAACGATGGGTGACAGCCGTGGTGCCGGGTTGTGTGTTTACTTCATATGTGCAGGCCGGTTTAGAGAAAGACCCGAATTTCGGTGATAACATTTACCAGGTAGATCAGCAAAAATACAATCGCAATTTCTGGTACCGGACTGAGTTTGCAACACCCAGGTTGGGTACAGGCAAAACATGCCGGCTGCATTTCAAAGGCATCAACCGCAAAGGGGAAGTCTTTTTAAACGGAATAAGAATCGGAATGCTGGATGGATTTATGGAAAGAGGCGATTTTGAAGTAACGAAGTTGTTATCTAAATCAGGAAAGAATGTGCTCGCTGTGCTGGTGCACTGGCCGGGCAAACCGATTGCCAACCATGCCAGCCCAACGTATATAGCCAGCGATGGCTGGGACTGGATGCCATCAGTACCCGGGTTGTTACAGGGTATTGTAAGCGGTGTGTACCTGTCTGTTACCGGCGGGGTGGTGATTGCCGATCCCTGGGTGCGTACGGAACTGCCAGCTAAAACCAATGCGGAGATCTCATTGAGCCTGGGTTTGAACAATGTGTCCGCAAAAGAAGAAAAAGGCGAGTTATCGGCCGTCATTCAACCAGGCAATATCGTGCTTACGCAACCGGTGCATTTGCGTGCAGGAGAACATACGGAAATACAGTTTACTACCAATAAGTTTGCGCAGTTAAAGATCCAAAACCCACTGCTGTGGTGGCCGAATGGTTATGGCGATCCCAACTTGTATACGTGTACCATCAAATATACCGCTGGTGGCCAGGTGAGTGACAGCACACGCCTGCAGTTTGGTATTCGCAAATACAGTTACGATACAACAGGCGGGGTGTTGCACCTCAGTATCAATGGCGAAAAGATCTTTGTGCGCGGGGGCAACTGGGGCATGAGCGAGTACCTGTTGCGTTGCCGCGGCAGTGAGTACGATGTGAAAGTAAAACTGCACCGGGAGATGAACCTGAATATGATCCGCAACTGGATTGGTTCAGTAACCGATGAAGAGCTCTATGATGCCTGTGATAAATATGGCATTATGATCTGGGATGATTTCTGGCTCAATTCACATCCCAATTTACCCGATGATGTGTACGCATTTAATAAAAATGCGGTGGAGAAGATAAAGCGTTTGCGTAATCATGCTTCTATTGCCGTTTGGTGTGGCGATAACGAAGGATATCCCTTACCTCCGTTGAACGGCTGGCTGCGCGAGGATGTAAAAACTTTTGATGGCGGCGACCGCTGGTACCAGCCCAATTCGCATTCCGATGCCTTGACCGGCAGCGGTCCCTGGACCAATTTTCATCCCAACTGGTACTTCACTAAGTATCCCGGCGGTTTTGGCGGAAATGCCGGCTGGGGTTTTCGTACCGAGATCGGAACAGCCGTGTTCACTACCTATGAGAGCTTTAAAAAGTTTATGCCCGATAGCGCGGCCTGGCCACGATCGGGTATGTGGGATAAACATTTCTTTGGCAAATCGGCCGCCAATGCCGGACCAGATAACTACGATGCTGCAGTAAAAAGCTATGGCGCGCCAACCGGCATAGAAGATTATTGCCGTAAAGCGCAACTGGTAAATATAGAAACGAACAAGGCTTTATACGAAGGCTGGCAGCACCATATGTGGAACGATGCCTCGGGAGTAATGACCTGGATGAGCCAGAGCGCCTATCCCTCGTTTGTATGGCAGACCTACGATTATTATTACGACCTCACCGGTGCATACTGGGGTGTTAAAAAAGCCTGCGAGCCCTTGCATGTGCAATGGAGCTATGCCGATAATTCTGTGAAGGTGGTCAATACCACATTGGAGAATCAATCGGGATTAAAAGCGGAAGCCATCATCTATGATCTCAATGGCCGGGTGCAAACAAAGTATAGCAAAACAGCTACGATAAATGCGTTGCCTGATACCACAACTTCCTGTTTTGATCTTACCTTCAGCACCGAAAACCGGGCGTATAAAAAAACAGCGGTTGCTTCGTCAGGAGCCGTAGAGGCGCCGGATGCTGCAGCCATTACCGATGGCAACAGTGGCTCGCGGTGGAGCAGTAATTATTCCGATAATGAATGGGTGTATGTTGACCTGGGTGAGGAACAAATAGTGAAAACAGTAATCCTGAACTGGGAAGCAGCTTATGCGAGCGCTTATAAAATACAGGTATCAGCTGATGCGCAACACTGGACAGATGTATACAGCACAAGCGAGGGCAGGGGAGTAGTAGAAAAAATATCCCTGACACCGGTAAAGGCCCGCTATGTAAAAATGCAGGGCATTAAAAGGGCCACCAGCTTTGGCTATTCAATGTACGACCTGGAAGTATACAGCAATAACCAGCCGGCCCTTACGGAAGTACAATTTATAAAGCTGTTACTTACTGATGCGCAGGGCAAACTGGTATCGGATAATTTTTACTGGCGCAGTAACAAGCTGGCCGATTATACCGCGCTGGGCAAACTGCCAAAAGCAAAACTGAAATTTGAGTCTAAGCTGGTGAACAAAGAGGGAAAGGCGGTCATTGACGTGATAGTAAGCAATCCATCAGCGCCGGTAGCTTTTGCCATCCGCGTGCAGGCAATCAGAACAAGCGATGGCGAACGGTTGTTGCCTGCGATCATGAATGACAACTACTTCACGCTGTTCAAAGGTGAACATAAAAAGATTGAAATAGAATTTGACGCCTCCCTTTTACAGGGCGGCGGTTATAAACTGATTGTGGAACCCTATAATAAGTAG